From the Sphingobium yanoikuyae genome, the window CTGGTTGCGGCGGCGGGGTTGTCGCCGGGCAGCGCGCAAGCCGGCTTTTATTCGGGCGAGGCGCTGCTGGAAAGCTGCACCGTCGATCGCACCGACAAGGCTTTTTTCGAGAAAAGCTATGAATGCGTCGGCTATGTCGCCGGCGCGGTCGATGCGTTCAACACCACGCGCGAGGTGAATGGCCTTAAAAGCTGCATCCCCGCCGATGTGACGCTCAACCAGTTGAAGGGCGCCACCGTCGACTATCTGCGCGCCAATCCGGACAAGCGCGCCCAGTCCGCCTCCGCCCTGGTCTTCACCGCCACGCGGCAAGCCTGGCCCTGCCCGAAGGCAAAGGCCAGGCCCGGCACGAAGAAGAAACGGAATTAGCGCTTATTGCGCGGCCTTGCCGACGGGGCGCATATAGAGGCGCGCCATCGCCGCCTCCATCTTCGCCCGGTCGACCGACAGGATCACGCGCTGCGCCTGCTCGCCCAGATGCGGGCGATAGGCTTCCGTCCAGGACAGGGTGTCACCATAGGCCGCCGTCTGGCTGGTCTCGAAATCGACCCACAAAGTCTCGTCCTTCGTCACGATCTCCGGATTGAGCCAGGCCATGGCGACGATCTCGTCCCACATCGGATAGCCCGGCTCCAGCCCGGTCTGGAACAGATCGGTCAGCGGCGTGTGAGCGGGCTTCAACTCGTCGAGGAAGGCGCGGGTCCATTGCGTGCCGGTGGACGGATCGACCGGGTTCATCGTGATCTTCTTCCACGGCGCATGGGCAAAGATCTTCGCCGCCTCGGGATCCCAGCGGATGTTGAACTCGCGGCGCGGCGAATTGACGAATTCGCGGGCAAACTGCTCGGCCGACGGCCCTTCCAGCACCTGATGCGGGGCCAGGCTGCCGCCCATATAGAGGATTTCCTTCACATTGGCGGCAAAGCTGGGGTCCAGGCTCTGAGCGATCGCGATATTGGTCATCGGCCCGGTCGCGAACAGGGTGATCTCGCCCGGATGCGCCTTCACCATCCGCACCAGGAAGGCGGCGGCAATCTCGGCGCTGGGCTTCGTCCTGGGGTTGCCGATCGGCAGGTCGGGCACCTTGGTCGGATCGGTCGATCCGGGATGCTCCTGAATCGTGTCGCCCGGCCAGTAATCGGTCCATGGCCCCTTGAACACCAGCCGGCCATATTGGCCTTCCCAGCGCTTGGTCGCCTCGGCGCTGTTGAGCAGCGGGAAGGTCGCGCCCGGCACCACCGGCACGTCGGTCCGGCCCAATATCTCCAACGTCCGCAGCGCATAGGCGGTCGCCGTGTCGCGCCACACCGATCCGCTGGTGGTGGTGATGCCCAGCACCTCGACATCCGGGCTTTGCAGCAACAGCAGCGGCACGCCGTTGAGGCCGATCATGTCGTCGTCGACGATCACCAGCCGCTTGGGGCTTGCCGGCGCGGCGGGCTTGGCATTCGCGCCCTGCACGCCCAGCATCAGCGCCAGCGCGCCCAGCATGATCTTCATCGTCCGCATTGCGTCAAACCCCCATTTCGCTTCGTCCCGCCGCCTGTTAGGACGGTGTCATGCGCAGCCTCTATCCGCCGATCGAACCCTACGCCACTGGTCATCTTGACGTAGGCGATGGCCACAGCCTCTATTGGGAACGGTCCGGCACGCCCGGCGCCAAGCCCGCTGTCTTCCTGCATGGCGGGCCGGGCGGCGGCATATCGCCCGATCATCGCCGCCTGTTCGATCCCGCCCGCTATGACGTGCTGCTGTTCGACCAGCGCGGCTGCGGCCGATCGACCCCGCACGCCAACCTCGAAGCCAACACCACCTGGCATCTGGTCGCCGATATCGAGCGCTTGCGCGAGATGATGGGCGTCGACCAGTGGCTGGTCTTTGGCGGCAGCTGGGGATCGACGCTGGCGCTGGCTTATGCGCAGGCGCATGTCGCGCGCGTCACCGAACTGGTGCTGCGCGGCATCTTCACCATCCGCCAGTCAGAGATCGACTGGTATTATCAACAGGGCGCCAGCCGCATCTATCCCGACAAGTGGGAACGCTTCGTGGCGCCGATTCCGGAAGGTGAGCGCGTCGACATGGTCGGCGCCTATCGCCGCATCCTGACCGGTGACGATTGCGCCGCGCAGGTCGCCGCCGCCAAGGCCTGGAGCGTCTGGGAAGGCGAGACCATCCGCCTGCTGCCCGACGACGCGCTGTCCGCCACCCATGAGGGCGATGATTTCGCACTCGCCTTCGCCCGGATCGAAAATCATTATTTCGTCCATCGCGGCTGGCTGGAAGATGGCCAGTTGATCCGCGAGGCAGGGAAGCTGGCCGGCATCCCGGGCGTCATCGTCCAGGGCCGCTATGACATGGCCTGCCCGGCCGAAACCGCCTGGGCGCTGCACCGCGCCTGGCCGCAGGCGCGCTTCGAAATGATCGAAGGCGCCGGTCATGCGTTCAACGAACCGGGCATATTGGACGCGCTGATCCGCGCGACCGACGGATTTGCGGCATGATGGAAGGAAAAGACGTGCGGACTATGATGTTGCTGGCGACGGCGCTGTTTCTCGCCTCCTGTGGCGGCGGCGATGAGGTGACGGCGGTCGAGAACCGGAACATGCCCGAAACCGGCGCAGCGGCTGAAGTCGCCAAGCTCGACCCCGACCTGCGCAACGGCGTGCTGGAAAAGGCGATCAAAGCATCGGGCGTCGCCTGCCCCTCGGTCACCGGCTCGGAACGCGCCGAAATCCGGCCGGGCGTCAAGGGCTGGAAGGCCCAGTGCGACAACCAGACCGCGCATCTGATCGAAATCCTGCCCGACGGCACCGCCAAGGTGACCAGCCGGACGCATTGAATATTGTTTAGGCTGCGCGGCGACTGATCCGTGCCAGTTCGCTACCATGAACACGGCGCTCTTCCTCCAGATCGAAATCGATCTGGAGGCCAAGGAAGAAGCCCTCGCTCACGCCGAAATACCGCGCCAGACGCAGGTCGATATTGGCATCGATCGGCGCCTTTTCTGCCAGGATCGCTTCCAGCCGCTGCACTGCAATGCCAGCGCCATCGACCACTTCACTCGTCGGAATATCGCTGCCGATCAGGAAATCTTCGCGCAGGATCGCGCCGGGATGAACATTGTCCAACCGGTCCTCGTCCTCAATGATAGTCCTCGATTCGGACATTTTCCGCGCCTCCGTCTGACCAGTTGAAGGTAATGCGCCACTGGTCGTTGATCCGCAGACTATATCGTGAAGGGGTAAAGCCTTTCAACTGCTCGAACCGATTTCCCGTCGGAACCCGCAGGTCATAGAGATTGAGTGTCCGATGAATCTGCCGCAGCTTGCGCCGGGCCGTCTGTTGAATGTCCGGAGGCAGGCGTCGGCTCCGTTGGCCAAGCCAGATTTTTTCGGTCTCGGGATCGGCGAAGGAGCGGATCATGGCGGTATATCCCCACAGGACGACAATCTAATCTGGCGCAACCTGCATCAGATTTGAATCGACGTTTACTACAGCCCTCAGGGCGCCCGTCCTCTTGGGGGTTTTCCTTTACCGCCCGAACTTCCGCGTCGTCTTCCCGAACCGTCCTTTCCGTGTGCCCGGCTTGCCCTCGGTCGCGCGGCCGCGTGGCGCCGTCACCTGCTGGTCCGCCGGCAGGCCCAGTTCCTCCGCCTCCAGCTTGCGGATCTCGTCGCGGATGCGGCCGGCTTCCTCGAACTCCAGGTCCGCCGCCGCCGCGCGCATCTTCTTTTCCAGATCCTCGATATAGGCGCGCAGATTATGGCCGACGAGATGCGGGCGATCCTCCAGCCCCGTCTCGATCGTGACCTGATCCTTGCTCGCGACATGGGCGATGATGTCGCCGATATTTTTCTTCACGGTGAAGGGCGTGATGCCATGCGCATCATTATAGGCCTGCTGCTTTTCGCGGCGGCGGGAGGTCTCGTTGAGCGCGCGTTCCATGCTGCCCGTCACCCGGTCGGCATAGAGGATGACGCGGCCGTCGACATTGCGGGCGGCGCGGCCGATCGTCTGGATCAGCGATGTCTCGCTGCGCAAAAAGCCTTCCTTGTCCGCATCGAGGATCGCCACCAGCCCGCATTCGGGAATGTCGAGCCCCTCGCGCAGCAGGTTGATGCCGATCAGCACGTCATAGACGCCCAGGCGAAGATCACGGATCAGCTCGATACGCTCCAGCGTCTCGACGTCGCTATGCATGTAGCGGACCTTGATCCCCGCCTCATGCATGAATTCGGTCAGATCCTCGGCCATCCGCTTGGTCAGCGTGGTGACGAGCGTGCGGTATCCCTGCGCCGCGACCTTGCGGCATTCGTTGATCAGATCGTCGACTTGGTCCTCGACCGGCTTGATCTCGACCGGCGGGTCGATGAGGCCGGTGGGGCGGATCACTTGCTCGCTGAACACGCCGCCGGTCTGCTCCATCTCCCACGGGCCGGGCGTCGCCGAGACGCTGACCGTCTGCGGCCGCATCGCGTCCCATTCATTGAAGCGCAGCGGCCGGTTGTCGATGCAGCTCGGCAGGCGGAAGCCATATTCGGCCAGCGTGATCTTGCGCCGGTGGTCGCCCCGCGCCATCGCGCCGATCTGCGGCACGGTCTGGTGGCTTTCATCCACGAACAGCACAGCATTTTCGGGCAGATATTCAAACAGCGTCGGCGGCGGCTCGCCGGGCAAACGGCCGGTCAGGAAGCGGCTGTAATTCTCGATCCCCGCACAACTCCCTGTCGCCGCGATCATCTCCAGGTCGAAATTGGTGCGCTGCTCCAGCCGCTGCGCCTCCAGCAGCTTGCCTTCGGCCTCCAGTTCCTTCAGCCGCTCGGTCAGCTCGAAGCGGATCGCCTCCATCGCCTGCTTCAAGGTCGGGCCGGGGGTCACATGGTGGCTGTTGGGAAAGACCTTCACATAATCGAGGCTGGCGACCTTCCTGCCGGACAGCGGATCGAACTCGACAATCTCCTCGATCTCGTCGCCGAAGAAGCTGATCCGCCAGGCCGTATCCTCATAGTGGGACGGGAAGATTTCCAGATTGTCGCCCTTCACGCGGAAATTGCCGCGCGCAAAGCCCGCATCGTTGCGCTTATACTGCAGCGCCACCAGCTTGCGGATGATCTCGCGCTGGTCCTCGATCCCGCCCTTCTTCATGGAGAAGGTCATGGCCGAATAGGTTTCGACCGACCCGATGCCATAGAGGCAGGAGACGGACGCGACGATGATGACATCGTCCCGCTCCAGCAGCGCGCGGGTGGCCGAATGGCGCATCCGGTCGATGCTTTCGTTTACCGAGCTTTCCTTCTCGATATAGGTGTCCGACCGCGCAACATAGGCTTCGGGCTGATAATAGTCGTAATAGCTGACGAAATATTCGACCGCATTGTCGGGGAAGAAGCTCTTGAACTCGCCATAGAGCTGCGCCGCCAATATCTTGTTGGGCGCCAGGATCAGCGCTGGCCGCTGCAACGCCTCGATCGTCTTGGCCATGGTGAAGGTCTTGCCCGAACCGGTGACGCCCAGCAGCACCTGGTCCTTCTCGCCCTCTTGTGCCGCCGCCACCAGTTCGGCGATCGCGGTCGGCTGGTCGCCCGACGGTTCATAGTCGCTGACCAGGGTGAAGGGGCGTCCACCCTCGCTTTTCTCCGGGCGCGCGGGCCGGTGCGGCACGAAGTCCTGGCCGGTTTCGGGTTCGTCAAGGCTGGTGCGGATCTGGATCGACATGGGCGTAATATGGGGCCTTTGGGCAAGGGCGCAATCCGCGCCCTGGCAAGTCAGGGCTGTAATTCGAACGCGCTCTTGGGCGGCGGCGGATAGACGACCGGCTTGTCGCCGAACCGCACCCGCAACGCGGCTTCGCGGCGCTCGCTATCGATAACTTCGACATCCACCTCTTCAGGATATCGGAAGCTGACATGAAATTTCTTCCCAGTGATCATATATTCCAACACCGACCAGCGCATGTTGGGGCCGTCGGGTTCCAGATACCAGGCTTCCCAAAGCATATCGCTGAGATTTGTGTCGCGCGGATTATAATAACGAACGACGTCGCCTTCATCCTTGAAAACGCTGGGGCTTACCCACCCGTCTCCGATTTCCACATACAGAAACACGCCATCTGGATCGCCTCCGACCAAGCTGGCCAATTCTTGACCGATCTCGTTCATGAGCGGTCCCAGGGTATCGAGTTTATCGCTCATGACGCCGGCCTTTTCTTTCGTTCGAGAAATCCCGGAATTCTTCGACGCCGTTGATGCGCCAAGTGACATGGATTCGATAAGGCCGTTTTGACGCTCCCTCATAAACGGGAACGATATGAACAACGACCTTCTTTCCGCCGCGCAGTGCCTGCGTCCATCTATCTTCCATAGCGCGGTAGGCGCCTCGATTGAAATTCCGATCCTGGGCGAAATGGTTGAAGCTGTCGCCGGGACCGTTGAAACGGGCAGCAATGAAATGACCGCCATCGTCACCGGGGCGACGATCCGGCTGACCTGCCTGAGCTTGCGCTTGGCGGGAGCGTTTGGCGATCGGTCCATCCGTAAGTTCGGCAATAATTTCTCTTGGGCGAGCGATGACGTCGATATCGAACGCATAGCCATTTCTCACTTCCCGCTGCCAGTTCGAGTTCAGTAGCTGGCTTTCCAGCGACGGTGGATCAGCTGGATCGGGCGGCAAGTCCCCGCCATGCGTATCCATATAATGGGCAAGGGCGACGACCTTGTTCTTGGCTGCCCGCCCCGCATCCAGATAGGTCTGATGTGGCAGCTTCAGCCGTTGTCCGATCTGCAAGGGTTGATCGAGCGGCATGTTGTTCAGCCACGCGAGGTCCGCAGCCGTCAGCCCCTGGCGCTGGGCGGCGATACGGCTGAGCGTGTCGCCCTGTTTGACCATGTAGAGCGAATGATTGGCGGGGTGATCGGCGCGAAAGCGATCGCGATCGGGAGCACCATTTCGTCTTGTCGCCAACGGTGACGACGACCGTGCGACGCCGGTGCCACCGGGACGGGACGGAGGCGCATTTGCGTTGCCACCCGTGGCGCCGAAATAGCGGCCCTGTCCACGGAAGGTGAAGCGACCGTTTTCCTCGTCATGCCAGGGATTGAATTTCACCTCGATCGCGTCCGGCCCGATACGACGACCGGTGCGGAGATAAAGACTGAATGCGGTTTCGCGATTGGATCGAATAGACTCCCTCTCGGTCATCGACACGCCTCCCCCATTGATGACCGGATCGTCTACCATGATATCGGGAACAAATCAAGAACAAGCTATATAAGGGCGCACCTCGCCACCTTACCACGCCCGGCCGCCCCGGATCGCAATAATCCCGATATCCAGACCCGCCGCCGCTTGCTAAGTCTGGGCCAGATAAAGGGTCGCTTCTGCCAAGATATGCCAGGGGAAGCCGGTGATGACCAAAGCCTTGACCAACGGCCTGCTGGCCTGCGCGCTCGCGGTGCTGGCCGGATGCAACAAGCCGTCCGCCAGCCAGGACACACAGATCGCCGCGACCGACGCGATGAGCCATGACGCCGCCGTCACGCAGATCGAGAAGGTGCAGCTCAAGCCCGGCCAGTGGGAAGGGCGCTTCGTGATGGAGCGGATCGACATGAGCGGCGGGGAGGCGATGCCCGCGGCGGCGCGCCAGCAGATGCAGCAGGCGATGAACCGCACGCTGCGCTATTGCGTCACGCCCGAGCAGGCCGCCCATCCCGACGGCCGCGCCTTTTCCGGCGATCCGGGCAAGGATTGCCGCTACAGCGACTTCGCCGTGCGCGGCGGCACGGTGAAGGGCAATGTCACCTGCCAGCGCGATGGCGGCACCAGCAGCATGACGATGGCCGGCATCTATGCGCCCGACAGCTATGCGGTGCAGATGGACATGCGCCAGACCGGCTTGCCCAATGGCATGGAGATGGCGATGAAGGCACGGTCGGAGGGCCGCTGGATCGGGCCGGATTGTGCGGAGGGTCAATGAGAACGGTCGCGTTCATGGGCTGCGGCGTCGACCTGGCCGGGTGACGCAGGGGGAGGGACAAGGCTGCTGGCTCTGCGTCCGCCCGCTCGGCGCGCGGATCGAATGGCATCATCCCGTGCCCAAGAGTTGGGGCGGGCGACAGATGGTGCCGGTCCATCCGATCTGCCACCGCACCATCCATGCCACCCTGTCCAACGCGGAACTGGCCCGCACCTATGCCGATGCCATGGCCTTGCGCAGCCATCCCGCCATCGCCCGTTTCCTCGGCTGGATCGCCGACAAGCCGGCCGATTTCCATGCGCCCACCCTGTCCGCCGGGCGCCGGCGGCGATGAATCCGCGCGCGCAACATTTCTACTTGCGCCCGCGCGCGCATCGGTAGAGCGTGCCGCCGTGGAACGAACGGGGAGAGGATATGCGTGACATTCTGACGCTGGGCGGCTTGCTGGCCACCAGCCTGACCCTTGCCGCCTGCGGCAGCGAACCGGCCGCTCCGCCCGCGCAGGAGGAGGAGGCCGCGCCGGCGATGATGAAGAGCGGGCAATGGACCCTCAGCCGCAAGACCACCGGCTACAACACCCCCACCGTCACGGCGGAGGAATATCAGGCCGCGCTCAAGCAGGTGAGCGAGGACAAGATCTGCATCAAGGTCGATGCCGCCGGCGTGCCCGACGCCGATGCGCTAGCCGGGGCGGAAGGCAGCGACTGCAGTTACAAGGACAAGATGGTGCGCAAGGGCCGGTTGATCGCGACCCTTGCCTGCAAGGCCGGCGCCGGCACCTCCGAAATCGTGGTCGAGGGCAATTTTACCGAGGATACGCTGACCTTCGGCACCACCATGACCAAGACGCAGGGCGGCAAGCCGGTGCTGCGCACCACCCACGACCTGTCCGGCAAGCGCGACGGCGACTGCCCGGCCTGACCGGCGGGATCGATCCGGGTGGGCCTCAGTCCGCCCGGCGGGCCTGGGCATGGATTTCCGCCCGCGACAGCAGCAGGTCGAGGTCTGCGCGGCTGATGTCGAAATTGTCGGGCAGTTCGGCCAGCGCCCTGTCGATATCCTCCAGGTGGAATCCTGCCTCCGCGCGCATCTTGTCGGCGATCACCGGCGGCGCGACCGGCTGGTGCGGATAGCTGTGGCCCGACAGGCGGTGGAAGAACAGGCCGAGGGACACCAGAGCGATCGAATTGATCCCGACCGGCGCAAAGGCGAAGGCATAGCCCGCATCATGAATGCCCTGGCTGCCGATCACCGCGGTCAGCGCGGCGGCGCCGCCGGGCGGATGCAGGCAGCGCAGCAGGCTCATCAATATTATCGCAAGGCCCACCGCCACGCCGGCCGCGACCATCATGTCGGGGATCAACTGATAGGCGGCGACGCCGATCAGGCTGGACAGGATATTGCCGCCCACCACCGACCAGGGCTGGGCCAGCGGGCTCGCCGGCACGGCGAAGATCAGCACGGCCGACGCGCCCAGCGGCGCGACGATGATCGGCAGGTCGCCGGCATGCAGGGGCAACTGGCTGCACACCAATATGGTGAGGCTGATGCCGATCGCCGCGCCCAGGCCCGCGACCAGTCGGTCGATCGGGCGGGCACCGGCCAGCAGAGGCTTGAAAAGATTCATTGCGAATATTCCTTTGGCGCAGCCCCTTGCGCCGCCAGGAGGCAAAAGACCACCCCAGTTTTTCTGCCGCGCGGACAAGATCGCCTTATCGTGGCGGGCCAAGGCCGGTCGATGCAGATCCCATGTCGCAGGACAGGGTGGCACAGCTCAAGGCGGCGAATTCCCGCGCCCGGCTTCGCGCGCTCATGGCGGACTGGATGGCAATCAGGCCGATCAGGCCAATGACCAGCATGCGTCGCCCCTGCGCCCAGGCCAGTGAGCCCATCACCCCGCACAGGGCGCAGGCGATCGCCGCCAGCGGCAGGAACATGCGTGGCTTGGGATCGATCGCCAGCGCATAGACCAGCACTGCGAAATGAAAGGCGCCCGCCAGCATCAGCCAGCCGATCAGCCGCCCGCCGGCGGCCGCACTGCCCAGATGCCGGCGTTGCAGGAGCAGCAATACCAGTGTCACCGGCAGGATGAAGGTAGCGCCATTGGCCATCAGGTTCAGCAGCGCATCGACCGTCCAGTGCAGTTCGATCCCCGATGCTGGCCGCCAATGATCGATGAAATCGACATTGAACAGAGGACTGCGATGAATGTCGACGCCCGGCGCCAGTTCGCCGGTCGGCACGCCACCATGCGCCAGCGACAACCGCCATGACCGCAGGGGATCGCCGGTCGCGCTCCAGTAGAACAGCGTCTCGACCAGCAGTGGACCAGCCAATCCGCTCAGCAGACGTCCCAGCCCCTGCCATCGCCCGATAGCCAACGCCGCCGCGAAAAAGACCGGCACCATCGCCAGCGATGTCGGCCGGGTCATCACCGCGAAGGACAGGGCGGTGCCCGACAGGATGAACCAGATTGCGCCATTGCGTTCGCTCGCCCATTGCAGCCCATGGACTGCCGCGAGCAGAAAGGTGAGTTCAATGATGTCGACGCCGAAATGGAGCATGCGCTCGGAAAAGACCGGCATCATCGCAAAGCATAGCCCGCCGATCAGGCTGGCCCTGCGTCCGAAACGTCGTTCGACCGTGGCGGTGAACAGGGCGATGGCGCACAGGCTATAGGCCAGCGGCACGATCGCCAATATGATGCGGCTTTCGCCGAGCATCGCCAGCATCGCGCTCGCCGGAATGACCAGGGTGAAGCGGCGCGCCCAATGATCCCCCGGCAGGCAGTAGCCGTGCTGGCTCGCGCAGCGGGCCGCGTCCAGATAATGCTGGTCGTCCCACCCATGCCCGACATAGCCGATCGGCGCGATCGCCATAATCAGCAGCGCCGCCATGATCGCGATCGCGATCGGGGGCAGGGAAAATCCGGTGGAAGCCCTATTCTTGGCAAGGGACGTCGCCATGGAGTTCCTTCATTCCGGCCGTAGAGATCCCATCCTAGACGCTAATGGTTAATGCTATTGCAGCGCGTCGATCGCCCGCTGGTCGCAATGTCTGGGGCCGCGCGGCACCGGGCTGACATTGGGTACCAGCAGCGACTGGCCGATCCGCATCGGCGCGAAGCGCTTTCGTTCTATCCCCGCGCAGCGCAGATATTGCTCCAGCATCCGCGGCGGCGTGTCGCGCTTCTCGTAGGAGAGGCGGAAGGTGCCCCAGTGGATCGGGATCGCGGTCGAAGCGCCCAGCCGCTCGAACAGTTCGACCGCGCGGCGCGGGCCGATATGCGCGTCCGATTCCATCTGTCCCGGCCAGAAGCGAAAGGCGCCGATCGGGATCAGCGCCAGCCGGATCGGCCCGAACCGCGTTGCATCGCCGGTCCAGCCCATGTCGCCCGCGCCGGTGTCACCGGCAAAATAGATATTGCCCGCCCGCGTCTCGATCAGGAAGCTCGACCAGAGCGCCCGGTTGCGGTCGGTGAACCAGCGGCTGCTCCAATGATGGTTGCGCGTCGCATGGACCCGATAGTCCGGGCAATGCTCGTAATTCTCGCACTGGATCACCGCTTCGGGCACAAGTCCGTTCAACTGCGCGCCGGTCACCGACTGACCCCAGTCGAGCGCCACCGACGGGATGCCGTTCGCCTTCAATATCGCGTCATTGCCCAGCGCCGTGACGATCCTGGGCCGGTCGCGCTGCCACAGCATCTTGAGTGTCGGGATATCCAGATGGTCATAATGATTATGGCTGATGACGATCAGGTCGATCCTGGGCAGATCCTTCATCCTGATGCCCGGCTCCGCGACCCGTTTTGGCCCCAGCGGCGGAAAGGGGCTGGCATGGTCGGACCAGATCGGGTCGGTCAATATGTTGATGCCCGCCGCCTGCACCAGCACGGTCGCATGGCCGACCCAGGTGGCGACCATGCCGCGCGGCGCGGCAAAGGGGGCGGGGCGCGCCGGCTTGACCGCCACCGCATCGGGCCATGCGGGGCGATCGTCATTGCCCAGCAGCCAGCGGGCGATGAAGCCCTGCCGGCTGGTGCCGGGCGGGGCGGGCATGTCGATCGCGCCATCGGGGTTGAAGAAGCGGGCGCCGTCATAATGGCGGCTCGCCGGCCCCTCATAATAGATGCGGTCGAGGAAGGGCGGCACGATCACCGTCGCCAGGCAGGCGGCGATCAGCAGGAACAGCAGCGCGACCCCGACAGCCTTCATCATTGCAACCGCGCGCGCCATGCCTGCTCCCATGCCCGTCATCGCGCCGCCATAGCGGACCGGCGGGGCAGGGCAAGGCCTCCCTATTGACCCTGACCCATGTTGGCGAGTGCGCCATTCCCGGCCTCGGGATCAAGGATAACCCTGATACCAACCGGCCCATCGCCGACCTAGCCTTGCGCCGTTCGTCTTCCCCAGTCTGACTCGCAGGAGCATCGCATGAGCAAAAAGCCGAATATTCTCATCATCTGGGGCGATGACGTCGGGATGTGGAATCTCAGCTGCTATCATCGCGGCATGATGGGCGGCTCGACCCCCAATATCGATCGCATCGCCAAGAAGGGCATGATCTTCATGGATCATTATGCCCAGGCCTCCTGCACCGCCGGCCGCGCCGCCTTCATCACCGGCCAATATCCGATCCGCGTCGGCCTCAGCACCGTCGGCCTCGCCGGCGCGCCGCAGGGCATGCAGAAGGAAGATCCCACGATCGCAGAACTGCTCAAGCCCCATGGCTATGCCACCGGCCAGTTCGGCAAGAACCATCTGGGCGACCGGGACGAGCATCTGCCGACCGCGCATGGCTTCGACGAATTTTTCGGCATCCTCTATCACCTCAATGCCGGCCAATATTCGGAAGAATATGATTATCCCAAGGATCCCGAAGTGGCCAAGGCCTTCGCCTGGCGCGGCGTGATCCACAGCAAGGCCGACGGCAAGGGGGGCCAGTCGATCGAGGACAAGGGGCCTTTCGGTTCCGAGCGACAGAAGACGCTCGTCAATGAATTCATGGTCGAATCCAAGCGCTTCATCACCGATGCGGTGAAGGCCGACAAGCCCTTCTTCGTCTGGCACAACACGACGCGCATGCATTACCAGACCCACCTGCCGCCCGAATATGACGGCGTCACCGGCTATGGTCTCTATGCCGACGGCGTGAAGCAGATGGACGATCATGTCGGCGAACTGCTCGACCTGCTCGAAGAACTGGGCGTGGCCGACGACACGTTCGTCATGTTCTCGACCGACAATGGCGCGGCCTCCAATTCATGGCCCGATGGCGGCAACCAGCCCTTCCGCGGCGAAAAGGGCGTCGGCGGCTATGAAGGCGGCTTCCGCGTGCCCTGCGTCGTCAGCTGGCCCGGCCATGTGCAGGAAAATGTCGCCACTGGCGAGTTCATGGCGATGGAGGACTGGATGCCCACCATCCTGTCCGCGCTGGGCGAGCCGGAGCTCAAGGATGAACTGCTCAAGGGCAAGACCATCGGCAGCATGACCTACAAGGTCCATCTCGACGGCTATGACCAGACCGAATTGCTCAGCGGCAAGGGCAAGTCGAAGCGCAAGGATTTCTACTATTTCACGGAAACCACGCTGCACGGCCTGCGCTATGGCGACTGGAAGTTCCTGTTCAAGACGCAGGACAAATGGTTCAACGGCATTCAGGAAAATCTGAACACGCCGCTGATCACCAATTTGAAGCTCGATCCGTTCGAGCGTTTCCATGAAGCGCGCGGCTTCGACGAGTGGCAGGAAAACCGATCCTGGACGCTGGCGCCGGCCACCGCGCAGATCGCAAAGTTCATGAAGTCGCTTCAGGAATATCCGCCGCGCATCAAGAGCCTGGATTTCGATCTGGACGCGATGGTGGCGGACGCATCGGCCTCGCAGGCGCGCTGATCGCGACAGGCATGAAGCGGATGCCGCAGGGGCCCGACCTGCGGCA encodes:
- a CDS encoding LysM peptidoglycan-binding domain-containing protein, with product MTERESIRSNRETAFSLYLRTGRRIGPDAIEVKFNPWHDEENGRFTFRGQGRYFGATGGNANAPPSRPGGTGVARSSSPLATRRNGAPDRDRFRADHPANHSLYMVKQGDTLSRIAAQRQGLTAADLAWLNNMPLDQPLQIGQRLKLPHQTYLDAGRAAKNKVVALAHYMDTHGGDLPPDPADPPSLESQLLNSNWQREVRNGYAFDIDVIARPREIIAELTDGPIAKRSRQAQAQAGQPDRRPGDDGGHFIAARFNGPGDSFNHFAQDRNFNRGAYRAMEDRWTQALRGGKKVVVHIVPVYEGASKRPYRIHVTWRINGVEEFRDFSNERKGRRHER
- a CDS encoding DUF3617 domain-containing protein, translated to MTKALTNGLLACALAVLAGCNKPSASQDTQIAATDAMSHDAAVTQIEKVQLKPGQWEGRFVMERIDMSGGEAMPAAARQQMQQAMNRTLRYCVTPEQAAHPDGRAFSGDPGKDCRYSDFAVRGGTVKGNVTCQRDGGTSSMTMAGIYAPDSYAVQMDMRQTGLPNGMEMAMKARSEGRWIGPDCAEGQ
- a CDS encoding HNH endonuclease; this translates as MTQGEGQGCWLCVRPLGARIEWHHPVPKSWGGRQMVPVHPICHRTIHATLSNAELARTYADAMALRSHPAIARFLGWIADKPADFHAPTLSAGRRRR
- a CDS encoding DUF3617 domain-containing protein; this encodes MRDILTLGGLLATSLTLAACGSEPAAPPAQEEEAAPAMMKSGQWTLSRKTTGYNTPTVTAEEYQAALKQVSEDKICIKVDAAGVPDADALAGAEGSDCSYKDKMVRKGRLIATLACKAGAGTSEIVVEGNFTEDTLTFGTTMTKTQGGKPVLRTTHDLSGKRDGDCPA
- a CDS encoding HPP family protein, producing the protein MNLFKPLLAGARPIDRLVAGLGAAIGISLTILVCSQLPLHAGDLPIIVAPLGASAVLIFAVPASPLAQPWSVVGGNILSSLIGVAAYQLIPDMMVAAGVAVGLAIILMSLLRCLHPPGGAAALTAVIGSQGIHDAGYAFAFAPVGINSIALVSLGLFFHRLSGHSYPHQPVAPPVIADKMRAEAGFHLEDIDRALAELPDNFDISRADLDLLLSRAEIHAQARRAD
- a CDS encoding glycosyltransferase family 39 protein, with the translated sequence MATSLAKNRASTGFSLPPIAIAIMAALLIMAIAPIGYVGHGWDDQHYLDAARCASQHGYCLPGDHWARRFTLVIPASAMLAMLGESRIILAIVPLAYSLCAIALFTATVERRFGRRASLIGGLCFAMMPVFSERMLHFGVDIIELTFLLAAVHGLQWASERNGAIWFILSGTALSFAVMTRPTSLAMVPVFFAAALAIGRWQGLGRLLSGLAGPLLVETLFYWSATGDPLRSWRLSLAHGGVPTGELAPGVDIHRSPLFNVDFIDHWRPASGIELHWTVDALLNLMANGATFILPVTLVLLLLQRRHLGSAAAGGRLIGWLMLAGAFHFAVLVYALAIDPKPRMFLPLAAIACALCGVMGSLAWAQGRRMLVIGLIGLIAIQSAMSARSRAREFAALSCATLSCDMGSASTGLGPPR
- a CDS encoding MBL fold metallo-hydrolase; this encodes MARAVAMMKAVGVALLFLLIAACLATVIVPPFLDRIYYEGPASRHYDGARFFNPDGAIDMPAPPGTSRQGFIARWLLGNDDRPAWPDAVAVKPARPAPFAAPRGMVATWVGHATVLVQAAGINILTDPIWSDHASPFPPLGPKRVAEPGIRMKDLPRIDLIVISHNHYDHLDIPTLKMLWQRDRPRIVTALGNDAILKANGIPSVALDWGQSVTGAQLNGLVPEAVIQCENYEHCPDYRVHATRNHHWSSRWFTDRNRALWSSFLIETRAGNIYFAGDTGAGDMGWTGDATRFGPIRLALIPIGAFRFWPGQMESDAHIGPRRAVELFERLGASTAIPIHWGTFRLSYEKRDTPPRMLEQYLRCAGIERKRFAPMRIGQSLLVPNVSPVPRGPRHCDQRAIDALQ